A window of Magnolia sinica isolate HGM2019 chromosome 13, MsV1, whole genome shotgun sequence genomic DNA:
TTTGGcatccgaagctgttttttattatttttatttttttagcgaGTGgggacgtggaccaatgagaattagggtatcaggattTCTCTGTTGACctaataacagaggatccggactcatatTTCCTATTCACGTCGTCCCATTTCCGAGTTCATTAtatggcatgagctcaaaataaaagaatatcctaagctcgagtggaccatgaGTTGGTAGGGGCTGCCTGgtgaacagcttggatctcaaGCATATTTACCTGTACATAGAGCTGGGCAtgcggaccggattgggtcctacTCGACTCATGATCGAAATTTGGAGGGCCAAATCCGAACTTGATCAGTTTTGAATCCGAGTCCGAGTCATTAGACCCGAATAGATCCTAATCCCTCCTGGcctgacccaatccgagtccgTCTCGGTCAGGAcaaccaagtcggatcggattgggcaagggCCGGATCGTCATTTTTTTCAACAgtgttgaaatcattattcccactgtttcttacggtgtgaTCTACTTAATTAttagatatatttaaaatttagcaTCAATCCCTAAGatcatctgaaaaaactgatggacggtttcGATAAACCAGAAAAATACAAGACgagcccacatagtttactcagatAACTCTGTACGAAATCTACTTCTAACTCCATAAGTACTTGTTGTCTATAGGCTATCCTTcctaccagctatacagctgctctATGTACAGCTATAGCTCCTACCAGCTATACAGCTCTTGCAAGTACTACAGGGTTCGTGAAAATTAATTAGTAAAGAACTTTGCTTCAACAGGCCACTTGTTCCATGCATTGTGGCTGTGGCACCTGATGAGCGGATCAGCCTTATTTAATTCTTTTCTGCATAGATTCATGGTAGGGCCCaggtgatggacggtttggatctcatacaTTTAGGCTGTCTTCATACATGTGCTGCGTGAAAGTGAGCTGGGTTACACTCACGTGGTATTAGCAAACGCAATGTAGTCTGTATTCCCTCTGGATGTTTGCGCCTCTACATGCCGGCGTATTACAATCAGGGCTTGTTTAATTTCCCATTGCACTGGTAAATACCAGGGAAAAGAGTTATAATCATTTCCCTGTGTATTTATACGGcacctgatttgactacttactttttgacATGGTAATCGAAAACATTGCAAAATATATATGGCTCTTACTGTGATGCATTTCACTTATCATCACCGTTAATCTATTATGCCTTTTGAATTTATAGTATGaccaaaaaaataaagtatatttaaaactcaagtagaccacaccattcgAAAAcaggaatcgaatacttaccattaaaaactttgtgaggccactgtttcttttggtgtgggccacctgagtgttggatcatcttcattttttgtctcatgcctcaaaatattgtggtaaaCACATGAACGGAATTGATATACCATATACATTACTTGaggttcaaaaattttaaatagctATTTGAACCATTTCGCATTGCAAAAGTTTCCCTGGATTTTCAAAGGGAGGAAAAGGTAAAAATTACTCATTTCCTGGGTATTTACCCAAGCTCTTGGaaatcaaacacaccctaaagGTAAGTTGAGAGACTACACGCTGGATTTAGAATCctatcaatgatccaaactgtttatttgATAGGACTGCTGTTGGACAGGGGATTCACAAAATAACTCTCAGTCTGAAAATCTAAAGACTTTAATTCTAAAAAGATTATGTTAACTGTCCATATCAAAAGGAAAAGAGTTAAAATACTCCAACCTCTACTTGTTGTCCATCCACCATCGAAAGAAACGcacatcatataaacggtttggatcatttgaagATAACCCAAATTCAAGGCTAGACTCCCGACATATTTTATTTGAATACATTGGGATGTAATTGAGCGTTTCTAGATTTGATGGTTATCTTAAGTCGGCGATGTACTTTGCCTGAGAAATTTACTCTATGTGAATCCAACTATAGGCTATAGCTcctaccagctatatagctgctctgTACGTGTCgtacgaagacgagcactgacactcctcgagctccgagttgtacgaacggtctaaaggagatcaaagttacatggctccatagtgatgtatttagtaaatctataccattcatctgtttttagagttcattttagagcattatccaaaaaatgaataatatccaaagatcatctggaccacaccataaatagaagcggagataatgattttcaccgttgaacaaTTTATacggcccaccatagcatttattttcatccaatctattcgtaaggtcacaaatacctcaatgaagaggaaaaacaaatttcatattaatccaaaacttttgtgaacccaagaagggtttcaatggtagatgttcaatcccccactgctttccgtagtgtggtccacttaatagttagatatgtcttattttttgtctcaagcgtTAATACGATAttctcaaatggatggacggtttggatataacacataccttgtaattagactcacagaacttgctaacgttacaCCTGCAAATCCActtcgtacaccagccaatacgcTTCCGTCATGTAAACGGCTGTATTGCAACCATTCCTGCTACGACTCTCTCTGTCTTTCTCTATTCCGTACATAGCTTTATACCATTTCTCAATGTATTTCCCTCTCTGACAGAGAAATCCCATAGAGCTCCAAAACCCAACGGCTCTCCATGTATATTTCTCCCCAACAGAGAAATCCCATAAAAGCTCCAAAACCCAGCGCAAGACATCTAGCTAGCCTTcttcttgccttcttcttcaacaaAAAGGGAGAGACAGATATAGGGAGAGACAAATAtatagagagataaagagagatagagaaatagAGTTGGGGCTCAGGTGTACATTTGGTGGGGTTTTTTGGCGCCAAATGAAAAGCCAAAGATGCGTGGAGAAAGAATTTTTCAAAATCGAGGGATATTTACATCCTgggtcgggtcggttcggaccctTTTGGTTCGGATTTTCAGATCGGCTCTGTTCGGATACACCCCTATCCGAATCCGACCCGAAAAATGATCAGATCTGAATGGATAGATTCGATCAgggccgatctaggccgtcggttctgttcggaacggtaccgaatCGGGTGGGATCGGGTCGAATCCACTGGATCGAGTCCAACTTGCCCACCTCTACTTGTACACTAATGCATGGTGTGACACatgtagggctgtacatgaaccgactTAGTCAAAATTGAGTTCttcaaaactgagttcaagcctAGTCGAGCGGATTTTTTGAGTTCGAAAAATGTTCAAGCttcccaagctcgactcgactcaaatcgaaccccaactcgaatcgaattcaaattgaactagtttggtgacttgaTTAATTTGATATTGATGTCGCTCACCAAGTGTTTTGATGAAATGACACAATAAAGTGtgggctagtggcaaggaaggtatgtatatgaaacaaataccattttttttcttgattttgatattggctataaggtgtttgatgaaatattgtAAACatctgttgttgttttacatatagtaagaaattgaaagtacactccatgtatttgtgaaaatgctgcacaggctcgATCTTAGCTTAAATTGCTGAGCCATTGGCCGAACCGAGTCAAACTGGCTAGTTAAGCACGTGGATcaagttgagccgagttcaagctaggtcagctagtggccgagctgagtcaagctgtgcaaagctcgactcggctggacttgtgtacacctctaaggTCCGCATGCAATTTTTACATAGCCATATGCAAATTGACTCTAGGGAGGATGAGTGTGATTTTTCATCTATAACCGGTCCATGATAGTCTTACAATAGGGTAGCCCTATTGTTCCCGCCAACATGCCACACGTGTTGATTGTCGAATATCCTATCAGTAtgaaaaggtgggtcccacaataatatCGCCTGACCTGTAAATCAGACTGATGCATTTCTCAATTGAGtggcaatatcaaaatcaatgGATAACAAATGGTATTACTTAGTATATTCGTGTGGCGCACTCAATGAGTGAAAAGGCAACCGTTTCATATCAGATCATAACAatcatgcggcccaccttttgcacggattGGACATTCTACATATTTTATATATTGGTGGGAAAGAAATGGCTTCATCATACGCtgtatcttttatatatatataaaatgtatgTGAAGTAAAGAGCCggcctatatatatattggaatgtTCACCCCGCACACTTTTTTTTATGTGAGCacccatgtgcacctttgcacagtATTTTATGCACCAAATCTGAACCGtacacgtgatgcggcaccccttgaaactctctGTGTCCAATTTTCAgccatccaaaactttagtgggtcatagcgaagagaaatgcaaatcaagggaggaaactatttccttttgccatggtccaccagaattttgtatCGGGCTGAAACTCGGACCTATAAGGTTTCAAGGGGTCCCGCATCACAAGGACAGTTCAAATTTTGTGCGGCATAAGACACGCGTACAAAGGTGCGCACGGATGCTCACACAAGAAGGTGCGCAGGCAAGCATTGCTCTGGGATTTTCATTTCTGCTGTAATCCACCGTTGATTTGTGGACAAGAATAGACTTAGGAGAGATACAGGAGCGTTATCTATGGTCTCTTTAACGAGAACATGGAAGGCCAAGGATCGGACCAAAGTCACTTGCATGAGAAGAGGAAGCCCAAGTATAATGTGCAATGAGAGTTATTTGATAAGAAAATACTTTTAATACTCTTACAAAGTGTGATTGATGATACACAAGCAGTTTTTACATTAAAATAAGCATCAAAGTATACTTATACACTATCTGGGTTCaagatttttattataattttataaaaaagtTCAATGATTATCTTCTTTTTTAATACATTTATATTTCACTGACAATTCTTATATTCAGTTTAATtatggtaaaatcataatgataacATATTTACTTTACAATACTAAGGTAATTAGCGAAATTGTCGGGATTCAGACACCCTAACAAACTCATATCAATCATAGCTATTAGAAATTCAGATCTAATATCACTATCAATTTACGAGCTTTATGGAAGCACGTATAATGAAGATATAACAATTGAATAAACAGAATAATCAAACAATAAGGCaatcaaccacaaaacacaatGATATTTActtgaaaaacccttgtgggaacaaaccacaacacaaagcaaCAAAAATACATTATAATCAAATCCTTAGAGATTACAccactcttctttttttctttttctttttttaattacaGACGAAACTCGCATATTTCCTTATGATGTGCACCTCTAAGAAACTCTAGATCCCTTAAGAAAATCTATTCCCAAACCCTTACAAGTGTAGAAACCCTCTCCCTTAGCAAAATCATTGCTCCTTGAGAGAAAACACTTGTCGATACAAGCCCTAATTCAAAATTAGGCTTAAATACCATTTACTTATGCAAAAAATGTGCAAACCGTCAGTCGCCCCTTCGGTCAATCAAAATAATCCCCAATCAACTGGGAACATCATAGGCTCAACTAGCTCCACCTGCACCGACAATTTCTCAGTCTCACCATGTTTTTTCTCACTTCTCTGCAGCTTCCTTGTTGGCCTTCAACATTAATGTCTCATTGAAGATAACATCTCTATTAATGACAACATTATATGAAACTGAATCCCAAAGCTTGTAGCCATTGGCATGTTTTTCATATCCGAAAAAGATGCACTTCACAAACTTTGGATCCAACTTCGACCTTTGTCCACTCTGCATGTGAACATATGTCAGACACTCAAAGATCCTTAATCTTGAGTAATCGACGTCCATGTCTGTCCATACTTCCTTTAcaaccttagggcgtgtttggattcacggtttcgagtgtatagtatcgtattagtggggttgatgggacatgtcccttGCTTGAAAACGAACGGCGGGCGATGCATTCAACGCGCGCTAATACGTCCGAGAACCACTTTGCATCATTGATGGGATTATACCGCGCAATCGGCTGGACGTTCAGTCAGACGTAAACAGGAAgaaagcattttcttctttcactgtgTTGCTGTATGGCCgtcttttgacaaatccacaccgttcatcatcttcctctcgagatttaaaccatgaatggtgagactttgatcatccgatgatgtggcccactgagacaatcaagctgaaacaacagctgaacggtcttcttttgatcattgtagcgatcatgaggaagtacatggccatgaaaggtcaacatgtttttgatgggtttttctccctctacctgatgaacggtttagatccacctttcactgcatgatgtggcccacaacGAAAAGACGGAACCTCTGTTTCGCAATAAAGTTGACGTACGTCAACTCTAtgaagtttggtggcccacttattgaagcttcttagaaaattcactccgtccattggatttaggacgaaaaaccatccGGAAGGGAGTGCTCTTGAAGTGAAATCAGCGTGGCCCATGAGGGTGTTTACTCTGCCGTCCATTTCATgtttaatggttgagattctgcaatagtttgcatagaaacgaaaggacacctaggcaagggcaatgcccaccctctgaagtgaatgaacgactcagatcattcaatggaacagtgagtgggccccactacacgcaCGTATATACATCGTGTGGCCCTTATTcgatcgtttccaaacattgatctgacatgaaattatatacatgctagagtaatacatcatatccaaacattggttagtaGCACGTCTCCActggatgtattctgaatatcGCCCAACGTATACGTGAATAGTACCAGATACAACACAATACAaccaaaacgtgaatccaaacacgcccttaaagtCCAACATTGTAGGTAGTGaatgatttacaatatagcatgtCATGTTCAACGCTTCAACATAAAAACTTTTAGGCAACACCGCATGAAACCACATACTTCTTGCTATCTCCAATAGAGTTTTATTCATCCTTTATGCTACCTTATTTTGTTGTGGAGTCCTTGGAATTAAGAAGTGTTTAATGATGCATTATTCTTTATAGAATTTCATGAATCTCACCTCTCTATACTCCATATGGTTATCTAATCTGAGCACTTAACATGTCTCTCAGTTTGCTTCTCTACCTCTGTCTCTCATTGCTTGAACCTAACTAACATATCAGACTTGTGTTTCATGAAGCAGACCTAAACCTTCCTCGAGTAATCGTTTATGAAGGTCACAAAGTATCATGCCCATCCCTTAAACGATACTATATATCACCAGCCTCGAGACATCATAATAAACATAGTCAAGCAGCCCACCACTAGTGCGTATAGAAGTCTCGAACCTTACCTTGCACTGCTTCCTTTAAACGCAATGCTCATAAAAATCTACCTTATACGCCCTAACTCCTTTTAACAGTTTTTGTTTGTGAAGTTCCATCACACCCCTTTTGCTCATATACCCTAGCCGCATACGCCATAGATTTATGTCCTCTGTGCTAGATTCTATGTGTGATGTGGTAGCGGCCTCACCTATAATTATGCTCCCATCCGGCTTGTATATATTTTAAACCTTATGGCCATTGATCACCGCCAAATGTGGTGAATGTGTACCCGTTCATATTTATAACCTCAGGGATGTCACATTTTTCTTCATGCCTGACATCACCTAGAGTCTGTATGACAAACATCCTTACTTTTATGGTCCATATTTCGATGGCATGGTATGACATGTCATTCCCCATCAGAATACTTCCATCATCATATGACTTGTAGGGATCAAACCAGGTCTAATCCGAAGTCATGTGATACGAACATTCTGAATTTAGAATCCACGTGTGTGTGAGAGATGACTCGTAGTTAAAAGGACTGAGAGGAGATCTTCTTTTGAGCTTTCTTCTACAACACTGATTGATTCACTTATGTTCCCTTTTTCTTTGCTTTTCAGGTCATCCTTCCATTTTTGGTAATCTCTCTTGAAATGTCCATTAATGTCACAGTAAAAACATATGTCATTTGCCTTCAACTTTAATctagatttattttattattattttttataaaccTAGATTTCTCCATAAATCACACATGTCCCTAATCCCCTTTCACGACTAGCCCTTCTGCCTGAGAATCCTCATCACTTGGCTTATTCCTCATATCGTTAGAAACAAGAGTCGTGATGATCTCTTACAGCTTCATTGTATTCTTCCCATACAACAGAATAGTAATGAGATGGTCGTACGATGTGGGAAGCAATATTGTTAGAAGTAGTatcattttattttcttcattaaCCGTCACTTCAAGCCTTAACAATTCGCTACATAGTTTTGTAAATAAGTTCACATGCTTTAGGAGATCAGATCCTTCATTTGTAGCCCGAAAAATTGTTTCTTCACGAACAACTTATTTGTGAGAGATTTTGACATATATAGgtcttttagtttctttcacattTCCCGGGGAGATTCCTCATTTAGGACATTGTACATTACCTCATCTGACAGACATAAATGGATGGTAATCATAATTTTCTCCCTAAGATCGTTGCAGACATCATCTAACATCTTTTCCGGTTTAGTCTCCAACAACGCCTTGCTCATCCCTTGTGAACTAAAATATCATTTACCTTCTATTGCCACAAACTGAAATTATTCTTCCCATTAAATTTATGTATATCAAATTTTGACTCTGACATCTTCATTAGATTCCCGAAAGTTTTAAACCTAACTCTATGATACCACTTTATTGGGATTCAGAACCCATAACAAACACAGATTaaccctaggtattagaaattcagATCTAATACCACCATCAATTTGCACGCTTTATGAAAGCACgtacaataaaaataaaacaatcgaAAAAGCATAATAACCAAATAATAAAGAAATCAACCACAAAATACAATGATatttacgtagaaaacccttgcGCGAAAAAAAGCACGGTACAAAACGATAGAAATCCATTATAATCAAAGTCTTAAAGATTACACTactcaccttcttcgattacagACGAAACCCAGATATTTCCTTGCAATGCACACCTCTAGAAAACCTTAGATCCCTTGAGAAAATTCTTCCGAAACCCTTACAAGTGTAGAAACCCTATTCATTAGCAAAACCCTTGGTCCTTAAGAGAAAACACTCATCGGTACAAATCCCTGATTTGAAATTAGGCTTAAATATATTTTACTTATGCAAAAATGTGCAAACAACTGATCGTACCTTCGATCGGCCGAGCCGAGCTATCAATCGAAACAATCTTCGGTCGACTGGGAACATCACAATGTGGTTCGGTTGACTCCTGAATTTCTCAGTCGACTGAATTACACCTGCAGCCAAATTAAAGGCAGAATGCTAAGCATCCTGCACAATAGAAACAAATACTCTCTCCCAAGTCTTACAAACCACTCTCTCTCTACCTAATATCACATGCAATATCTATTAGTTATCTCCTTATAGAAGGTCACCTTATAAGTATCTTATATGAGAAGATATTAAGTCTAATTGGTTAGACCATAAGTTATGGTTCCCTCAATGGATAACTTCCAATTGTTCATGTGCGCATGGCAACAAACCAATCCAATGGGTTTGCTCCATAATGAAGACCACCTTGTGTGAGAATGTGTCACACTGGCTATATCGACTCATTAATTAGACCACacttatattttgttatttaggGCTTGTTTAGATTGTGAATTACATCAATAATTTTATCGTAAATGTGCTATCATTATGATTTCGCCAAGATTATTTAAACATGTCATTTAGTGGTCAAATGCAAATGTATTAGGAGTCAGGTATTGTAATTTTAAGCATCATCATTTTAAATTACATTATAGATAAAATATTCTatcaaaacacatacataagtATAATTTTTTCTCAATGAATTgacattaaaataatataaaatgccatcattataattttaccaTAATAAACTAACACAAAAATTGTCAATCAAacataacttttttttaaaaaacaagtaTTGTAATTTGTAACCATTGCACTTTCACAGTGCATTACTAACGTAATTTGCAATCCAAATAGGTCCTTACTAATGGTTGCACATTATTTTCATGGTTTAACCCACTTGATGAGTAAGATAAGGGTGATTTTTACACTAAGTGATCCTCACAATGGGTCAACCCATTGGAAGAGTTGGATTTCATGTGCACTTACCAAGTGGGAATTATATGTTGGGTGGAACATACCTTGTGGTTCAAAGtgattggacttgagaccttttcTTATTTGTCCAAACACACTagtttattaattatttttattttaggaatttttactgcaaaattcctTGCCGGTTGAGATTTTATCAAATAATATTTTGGGAAACTGATATTTTCCAACTAGTGCTTATTCAAAGGAAAAATTACATTcctatatttatttttctttacaaggTAAAATGTAGAATTATGGGATTATGATATGTGTTTGACATCCAATTCTAGAACAAATAAAAACCAACATTATTATTAGCAAACCAAAAAATACGGTGGGTACAATAATAAAGTATATGGATCCATAAAATATAATATACACCACTTATTAGAATATCCAAATTCAAGTATGGCCAATATGATGATTTAATAGGCCTGATGGTTTGGTGTATacgattggatggtttggatgttatacacatatgTGGTGACCCCACATGTATTGATTTTCActactttttaattaaaaatttagatAAGGGTATTTTTATAATTTCATTATTCAAAAAGCAACTCCATGAGAATTTCCAAAATGTCCCTGAGAAATTCTACAGTAAATATTCCTTTATTCAAAGCTTTCAAACGTCACGGGGTAAGACCAATCATAGATTCGACCAATCCATTTAATCGTACCAACAGGTGTAAAACCTATGCATAAATCAAGCCCGTGAGTGATCCTAACCCTTCGAATATGGGCTGTTTTGTAACACCCATCCATTTTTTACGAGCCATGGATTAGACGGTTTGCATCATCCAATTGAATTGTTTAtttaaaatcataagcaatccatgacgaGACCCATTGAatagatgtttatttgaaatcgtaagcaatccatgatgaatCCATTGACAAGATGTTGACCAATTTTATTTCTTCATTTATGCTTGATTGTCCATTTATCTTGAAACTAATCTGACGGCTAGGATCTTCCGATCGGTGTGATTTTTTGCACTATGCCTTGCCCCACTGGTAGGATTGAAAAGGACCGTCCAGATTGACGTTTGGGATTTCCCCATTATCATTAGAGTAAAATACTAACGCATGGCTAAGAATACAGAGATTACATGGTTTTGGGTCCAGTTACGGATGTTCATGACCATCCCAATAAGAGAggactggacctaatggacggtccagacaTGTTATGGGGATTCCATACACAGCCCAGTAGATCATTCTCGTATGTATGcgctacatccaaaccgtccaataggttggttCCACATGTGGATCCCCTAATGTAAAAGTCAGCCCCATCTGAATCATCAGATCACTATACATTATTTTAAATGGTATGACGCACACGATTAGTGGATGAGACTTATTTTTTCACACGAGTGGATCATCGTGGTGGGTCCGacttattggacgggttggatgtcacatgcacatgACACGTTGGAAGTTATCCGCTGGATGGACGGTAACTTTCgtccaacatgttggatgggagaTATTCTACACATAGATAGAGATCGAGTGAGTTCCAACAGTGACAGCGGAGGGAAGGAGGGGAGAGATTTACAGCCGTAAATGGAGATGAAAAGTGGGTCATTTACAGTAGATTGGGGCCCACCCTTTCATACTGcgatctctttcatttcaactttcaagaatccAATGTCAGAAGAGGATGaacaagaaataaaaaaaaatcagggaGTGTGGGGTAGGAAAATCCATGCTTCCTGTAGTCTGTTTTCTTGGACTTTTGCTATGATGGATAGGAAGACGACGCTGGAGTTGGGTGGCAACAGGTGATAGGTAGAAAGGCATTTAAGATTCCTCCCAAATTCGATGATTGAACGATCTTTGATCGGAAAAAATTGTATAAAGCCAATGAAATGTTTGTTGGAGGGGAGATGTCATTGACTTGGGTTCTTTTTTTTGTTTCGTCTTTAGCATTGAAAGATTGGAATTTGATGGTGGATTGTTGTTTGCGCGTTTGAATTGTGCATAGCCCAGaaaggttttagggttttagaggTTGGTTTTTTGTTTTCAGGATTtaaattgagttttggatctgggtTCTTGTTTCCAGGTGCTAAAGGTTATTGattttatgaaaattttctaGTTTTTAGAGGCGGGTTTTGGTTTATAGGGCTGAAATCAGAGGAATTAGAAAAGTTCAGTAGTTTTTATAAGTGGGTTTTTGTTTTTAGGGGCTGAAGTTTATTGATTTTatgaaaattttctctttttagagGTGGGTTTTGGTTTATAGGGCTGAAATAAGAGGAATTAGAAAACTTTAGTAGTTTTTATAGGTGGGTTTTTGTTTTTAGGGCTGAAATTTAGAGGAATTAGGAAATTTTCTAGTTTTTAGAGGTGGGTTTTGGTTTTCAGGGGCTGAAATTTAGAGAATCCATTAAAAGTTAGTGTAGTACAGAGGTGATTTGGATTCAGGAGCTGAATTTTCAACAATCTATGAAATTTCAGCAGTTTTTAGAGGTGGGTTTTGGGTTTTAGGGGCCGAAATTTAGAGATACTTAACAAAAGATTTACCAGTTTTTTGAGCTGGGTTTATGTTTTAGGGGCTCAAATTAGAGAAGCCATGAAGATATACTAGCTTTTGTAGGTAGATTTTGGTGTTCGGGAGAAGCATGACAATGTCATTCCATGCATTGAATTGCCCATCCCATCTCATGGGCAATATAAACAAGCATAAGACCCAGTTCAAAACCAGGTCTTACAATCAAGGATTCGTTGTAAGATCATCTTCAATTATCTTGTCAACAGATGAGCATGGTAATTTACCTGAATCTAAGATCTTCAACATGGATTCTACTCAGACAGGCACTCAGGCCTCAGCTTCCGTTCTCAAGCAAGCCAATACAATCGGTATCATCGGAGGAGCATCGGCTGATTCTACTCTGAACTTCTTGAAGAAACTTGTTGGCTGGAGCTCAAAATATGGAGAACAGAACCTTCCATTCCTTGTCTGCAGCGATCCAGTGTTAAATAAGGAGCTTTCCTCACGTGAAAAGCTTTCTTTTCCCTACCTCAATTCAAGAAATGCCCGTCACCAGTCAGATCATACAGCTATTGTGGAGAATCTACGACGTAAAAGGGCCTTTCTTGAGCAATCAGGAGCTCGTTGCATTGTTATGCCTTGCCATATCTCGCATTCGTGGCATGGTGAGATTTCAGAGGGCTGTTCCATTCCTTTTCTTCATGTAGGTGAGTGCATCGCCAATGAGCTCAAGG
This region includes:
- the LOC131223223 gene encoding uncharacterized protein LOC131223223 → MTMSFHALNCPSHLMGNINKHKTQFKTRSYNQGFVVRSSSIILSTDEHGNLPESKIFNMDSTQTGTQASASVLKQANTIGIIGGASADSTLNFLKKLVGWSSKYGEQNLPFLVCSDPVLNKELSSREKLSFPYLNSRNARHQSDHTAIVENLRRKRAFLEQSGARCIVMPCHISHSWHGEISEGCSIPFLHVGECIANELKEANLKPVEAGSSVRIGVLATDATLAAGFYQEKLQNEGFEVLLPDKATMEHTVIPAIEALNRKDIEGATNLLRIALQVLLVRAVNTVILASDDMRNLLPQDDPLLKKCINPMDALARSTIKWAQSTEKV